In one window of Camelina sativa cultivar DH55 chromosome 15, Cs, whole genome shotgun sequence DNA:
- the LOC104747180 gene encoding alpha-1,6-mannosyl-glycoprotein 2-beta-N-acetylglucosaminyltransferase-like, which produces MANLWKKQKLKDTGLCRLGILFAVTVSIVLMLVSVPRTALNRTSIGHDDLDDLDKDLEVKLNASLLEVARGNGMSLRLHRRNQFTPRNLDLYPDLAKDRVVIVLYVHNRAQYFRVTVESLSKVKGISETLLIVSHDGYFEEMNRIVEGIKFCQVKQIFSPYSPHVYRNSFPSVTPNDCINKGDEVKTHCDGNPDQYGNHRSPKIVSLKHHWWWMMNTVWDGLEETKRHEGHILFIEEDHFLFPNAYRNIQTLTRLKPAKCPDCFAANLAPSDVKSRGEGLESLVAERMGNVGYSFNRSVWENIHQKAREFCYFDDYNWDITMWATVFPSFGSPVYTLRGPRTSAVHFGKCGLHQGKGDQGDCIDNGVVNIEVKETDKVVNIKEEWGVRVYKHQAGYKAGFKGWGGWGDERDRHLCLDFAAMYRSGSSSESP; this is translated from the coding sequence ATGGCAAATCTTTGGAAGAAGCAGAAACTGAAAGATACGGGTTTGTGTCGTTTAGGGATTCTATTTGCAGTTACAGTCTCTATAGTTTTGATGTTGGTGTCTGTACCAAGAACTGCTTTGAATAGAACTTCCATTGGCCATGATGATTTGGATGATTTGGACAAAGATTTGGAAGTTAAGCTTAATGCCTCGTTGCTAGAAGTAGCTAGAGGTAATGGAATGTCTCTTAGGTTGCATAGAAGAAACCAGTTTACGCCGAGGAATCTGGATCTGTATCCGGATTTGGCAAAAGACCGTGTGGTTATAGTCTTGTATGTGCACAATCGGGCTCAGTATTTTCGAGTAACTGTGGAAAGTTTGTCAAAGGTTAAAGGAATTAGTGAGACATTGTTGATTGTTAGCCATGATGGTTACTTTGAAGAGATGAATAGGATTGTGGAAGGTATTAAGTTTTGTCAGGTGAAACAGATATTTTCGCCGTATTCGCCTCATGTATATCGAAATAGTTTCCCCAGTGTGACCCCAAATGACTGTATAAACAAGGGTGATGAGGTGAAGACACATTGTGATGGCAATCCTGATCAGTATGGGAATCACCGATCTCCAAAGATTGTATCTTTGAAGCATCACTGGTGGTGGATGATGAACACGGTTTGGGATGGGTTGGAGGAGACTAAAAGACATGAGGGTCATATCCTTTTCATTGAGGAAGATCACTTTCTGTTTCCTAATGCCTACCGTAATATACAGACTCTCACGAGGCTGAAACCCGCAAAATGTCCTGACTGCTTTGCTGCTAATTTAGCACCTTCTGATGTGAAGTCAAGAGGAGAAGGGCTTGAAAGTTTGGTTGCAGAGAGAATGGGAAATGTTGGGTATTCGTTTAATAGAAGTGTGTGGGAGAATATACACCAGAAGGCAAGAGAGTTTTGTTACTTTGATGATTACAATTGGGATATAACGATGTGGGCAACTGTTTTCCCCTCATTTGGCTCCCCTGTTTACACGTTGCGAGGGCCTAGGACTAGTGCTGTCCACTTTGGAAAATGTGGGTTGCATCAAGGTAAAGGAGATCAGGGTGACTGCATCGATAATGGGGTGGTGAACATTGAAGTTAAGGAAACAGATAAAGTtgtaaacataaaagaagaatgGGGAGTTCGGGTGTATAAGCATCAAGCGGGTTATAAAGCTGGTTTCAAAGGTTGGGGAGGTTGGGGAGATGAAAGGGACCGACATTTATGTTTGGATTTTGCCGCTATGTATCGTTCCGGCAGCAGCAGTGAATCTCCATGA